One part of the Bicyclus anynana chromosome 8, ilBicAnyn1.1, whole genome shotgun sequence genome encodes these proteins:
- the LOC112053132 gene encoding fatty acid-binding protein 2-like → MSFLGVTYVHDKDENFKEFLAQLPIPEEKTEAFLTIKPKTKIEKDGDSYTITSTYPTGDRTATFESGVEFEEKISDDLSAQTTYTVEDNVVTQVQKYPDGKSITYKREYSDIELVVTLTFSDWDGEAKRYYVAE, encoded by the exons ATGTCTTTCCTGGGAGTGACTTACGTACATGACAAAGATGAGAACTTCAAGGAATTCTTGGCTCAACTCC CAATCCCAGAAGAAAAGACAGAGGCATTCCTCACAATCAAGCCTAAAACGAAGATCGAAAAGGATGGTGACAGTTACACCATAACCTCAACGTACCCAACTGGTGACAGAACCGCGACATTCGAAAGTGGTGTCGAGTTCGAGGAAAAGATTAGTGATGATCTCagt GCGCAGACGACGTACACAGTCGAGGACAATGTCGTCACTCAAGTACAGAAGTATCCGGATGGCAAATCTATAACTTACAAAAGAGAGTACAGTGACATTGAACTCGTTGTG ACCCTCACATTCAGCGACTGGGATGGAGAAGCCAAGAGATACTACGTCGCcgaataa